One Buteo buteo chromosome 31, bButBut1.hap1.1, whole genome shotgun sequence genomic region harbors:
- the SGF29 gene encoding SAGA-associated factor 29: MALVSADSRIAELLGELHQLIKQTQEERSRSEHNLVNIQKTHERMQTENKISPYYRTKLRGLYTTAKADAEAECNILRKALDKIAEIKSLLEERRIAAKIAGIYSEAEPPRKTMRRGVLMTLLQQSAMTLPLWIGKPGEKPPPLCGAVPAAGDYVAKPGDKVAARVKALEGDEQWILAEVVSYSHAANKYEVDDIDEEGKERHTLSRRRIIPLPQWKTNPETDPEALFHKDQLVLALYPQTTCFYRALIHAPPQRPQDDYSVLFEDTSYADGYSPPLNVAQRYVVACKETKKK; this comes from the exons ATGGCGCTGGTTTCGGCCGATTCCCGCATCGCCGAGCTGCTGGGGGAGCTGCACCAGCTCATCAAGCAGACGCAG GAGGAGCGCTCCCGCAGCGAGCACAACCTGGTCAACATCCAGAAAACCCACGAGAGGATGCAGACGGAGAATAAGA TCTCTCCCTATTACCGGACCAAGCTGCGGGGGCTCTACACCACGGCCAAGGCTGATGCGGAGGCCGAGTGCAA CATCCTACGCAAGGCGCTGGATAAAATCGCCGAGATCAAATCCCTGCTGGAAGAACGCCGCATCG ccGCCAAAATCGCCGGAATTTACAGCGAAGCGGAGCCCCCCCGCAAAACGATGCGCCGGGGCGTGCTGATGACGTTGCTCCAGCAGTCGGCCATGACGCTGCCGCTCTGGATTGGCAAACCGGGcgaaaa gccccccccgtTGTGCGGGGCTGTGCCGGCGGCGGGGGATTACGTAGCCAAACCCGGGGATAAGGTTGCCGCCCGGGTGAAGGCGCTGGAAGGGGACGAGCAGTGGATCCTGGCCGAGGTCGTCAGCTACAGCCACGCCGCCAACAA GTACGAAGTGGACGACATCGACGAAGAAGGCAAAGA gcgcCACaccctcagccgccgccgcaTCATCCCCCTCCCCCAGTGGAAAACGAACCCCGAAACGGACCCCGAGGCCCTTTTCCACAAAGACCAGCTCGTCCTCGCCCTCTACCCCCAAACCACCTGCTTCTACCGCGCCCTCATCCACGCCCCCCCGCAGCGG CCGCAGGACGATTACTCGGTGCTCTTCGAGGACACGTCCTACGCCGACGGCTACTCGCCCCCCCTCAACGTCGCCCAGCGCTACGTGGTGGCGTGCAAGGAGAccaaaaagaagtaa
- the CLN3 gene encoding battenin isoform X1 produces the protein MAEEEPLLPAEDPPEPPDAHWRNGAAFWILGLCNNLPYVLMLSAARDILDTPRAGQVPAPPPNGSRYDCNPVSTGAVLLADILPTLLLKLAAPFVVHLLPYKCGVGQRRVGAGGGHLPGARWVLPQGGRRLLVLGDGRGGAGRGPGVRGAAAGGAAPPPRPAARPRPPPPHPPQLLLPAAPPPAPHGAAAPRRGADAGGEVEGGEGRRPPRHALGRRLLRRILHQPGAAGAPVLPRLRPDPRRAVPLVPAAVPGRRFRLPLVAPVSPPPPCLGPRPPPGPQRRRPVGGRGRPFPPRPGRGLRHRGRGGGGGRGRLRQRPPQRGRRGAARGAGVRHDGGVGGRHGRDRAGRGRGPGGAPPLLPRPALTHGDGEGRPTGPTALTHGDTDCWDPRLCPTACGELWDPRLCPTACEEIWDPRLCPTEPRDPRLCPTATPTAGTHGSAPRRHRLLGPTALPHRALGLTALPHGVWADPGPTALTHGDKEPRDPQLCPTACGEIWDPRLCPTATRTAGTHGSAPRRVGRSGTHGSAPRCVRRFGTHGSAPRRVGSPRTRSSASR, from the exons aTGGCGGAGGAGGAGCCGCTGCTGCCGG CCGAGGACCCCCCGGAGCCGCCCGACGCCCACTGGAGGAACGGAGCCGCCTTCTG GATCCTGGGTCTCTGCAACAACCTGCCCTACGTCCTGATGCTCAGCGCCGCCCGCGACATCCTGGACACGCCCCGGGCGGGGCAG gtGCCGGCGCCGCCCCCCAACGGCTCCCGCTACGACTGTAACCCCGTGTCCACCGGG gcGGTGCTGCTGGCCGACATCCTCCCCACGCTCCTCCTCAAACTGGCGGCTCCTTTCGTCGTCCACCTCCTGCCCTACAA gTGTGGTGTTGGCCAGCGCCGCGTCGGGGCTGGGGGAGGTCACCTTCCTGGCGCTCGCTGGGTTCTACCCcag GGTGGGCGTCGCCTGCTGGTCCTCGGGgacgggcggggcggggctgggcGGGGCCCTGGGGTACGGGGCGCTGCTGCAGGCGGGGCTGCCCCTCCGCCACGCCCTGCTGCCCGCCCtcgccctccccctcctcacccTCCTCAG cTACTTCTTCCTGCTgcgcccccccccgcgccccacggagccgccgccccccgccgtgGGGCTGACGCCGGGGGAGAAGTGGAGGGTGGTGAAG GGCGTCGCCCGCCACGCCACGCCCTTGGCCGTCGTCTACTTCGCCGAATACTTCATCAACCAGGGGCTG ctggagCTCCTGTACTTCCCCGCCTCCGCCCTGACCCACGACGAGCAGTACCGCTG GTACCAGCTGCTGTACCAGGCCGGCGTTTTCGTCTCCCGCTCGTCGCTCCGGTGTCTCCGCCTCCGCCGTGTCTGGGTCCTCGCCCTCCTCCAG GTCCTCAACGCCGTCGTCCTGTCGGTGGCCGTGGCCGTCCCTTTCCTCCCCGCCCTGGGCGTGGCCTTCGCCATCgtgggcggggagggggcggtgggCGGGGCCGCCTACGCCAACGCCCTCCTCAACGTGGCCGAAGAG GCGCCGCCCGAGGGGCGGGAGTTCGCCATGACGGTGGCGTCGGTGGCCGACACGGCCGGGATCGCGCTGGCCGGGGGCGCGGCCCTGGGGGTGCACCGCCTCTtctgccccgccccgccctgaCCCACGGCGACGGCGAGGGGAGACCTACCGGACCCACGGCGCTGACCCACGGCGACACGGACTGCTGGGACCCACggctctgccccacggcgtgTGGGGAGCTCTGGGACCCACggctctgccccacggcgtgTGAGGAGATTTGGGACCCACGGCTCTGCCCCACGGAGCCCCGGGACCCACGGCTCTGCCCCACGGCGACACCGACTGCTGGGACCCACGGCTCTGCCCCACGGCGACACCGACTGCTGGGACCCACGGCTCTGCCCCACAGAGCCCTGGGActcacagctctgccccacggcgtgTGGGCGGACCCGGGACCCACTGCACTGACCCACGGCGACAAAGAGCCCCGGGacccacagctctgccccacagcaTGTGGGGAGATCTGGGACCCACGGCTCTGCCCCACGGCGACACGGACTGCTGGGACCCACggctctgccccacggcgtgTGGGGAGATCTGGGACCCACGGCTCTGCCCCACGGTGCGTGAGGAGATTTGGGACCCACggctctgccccacggcgtgTGGGGAGCCCCAGGACCCGCAGCTCTGCCTCACGGTGA
- the CLN3 gene encoding battenin isoform X2, with product MAEEEPLLPAEDPPEPPDAHWRNGAAFWILGLCNNLPYVLMLSAARDILDTPRAGQVPAPPPNGSRYDCNPVSTGAVLLADILPTLLLKLAAPFVVHLLPYKCGVGQRRVGAGGGHLPGARWVLPQLLLPAAPPPAPHGAAAPRRGADAGGEVEGGEGRRPPRHALGRRLLRRILHQPGAAGAPVLPRLRPDPRRAVPLVPAAVPGRRFRLPLVAPVSPPPPCLGPRPPPGPQRRRPVGGRGRPFPPRPGRGLRHRGRGGGGGRGRLRQRPPQRGRRGAARGAGVRHDGGVGGRHGRDRAGRGRGPGGAPPLLPRPALTHGDGEGRPTGPTALTHGDTDCWDPRLCPTACGELWDPRLCPTACEEIWDPRLCPTEPRDPRLCPTATPTAGTHGSAPRRHRLLGPTALPHRALGLTALPHGVWADPGPTALTHGDKEPRDPQLCPTACGEIWDPRLCPTATRTAGTHGSAPRRVGRSGTHGSAPRCVRRFGTHGSAPRRVGSPRTRSSASR from the exons aTGGCGGAGGAGGAGCCGCTGCTGCCGG CCGAGGACCCCCCGGAGCCGCCCGACGCCCACTGGAGGAACGGAGCCGCCTTCTG GATCCTGGGTCTCTGCAACAACCTGCCCTACGTCCTGATGCTCAGCGCCGCCCGCGACATCCTGGACACGCCCCGGGCGGGGCAG gtGCCGGCGCCGCCCCCCAACGGCTCCCGCTACGACTGTAACCCCGTGTCCACCGGG gcGGTGCTGCTGGCCGACATCCTCCCCACGCTCCTCCTCAAACTGGCGGCTCCTTTCGTCGTCCACCTCCTGCCCTACAA gTGTGGTGTTGGCCAGCGCCGCGTCGGGGCTGGGGGAGGTCACCTTCCTGGCGCTCGCTGGGTTCTACCCcag cTACTTCTTCCTGCTgcgcccccccccgcgccccacggagccgccgccccccgccgtgGGGCTGACGCCGGGGGAGAAGTGGAGGGTGGTGAAG GGCGTCGCCCGCCACGCCACGCCCTTGGCCGTCGTCTACTTCGCCGAATACTTCATCAACCAGGGGCTG ctggagCTCCTGTACTTCCCCGCCTCCGCCCTGACCCACGACGAGCAGTACCGCTG GTACCAGCTGCTGTACCAGGCCGGCGTTTTCGTCTCCCGCTCGTCGCTCCGGTGTCTCCGCCTCCGCCGTGTCTGGGTCCTCGCCCTCCTCCAG GTCCTCAACGCCGTCGTCCTGTCGGTGGCCGTGGCCGTCCCTTTCCTCCCCGCCCTGGGCGTGGCCTTCGCCATCgtgggcggggagggggcggtgggCGGGGCCGCCTACGCCAACGCCCTCCTCAACGTGGCCGAAGAG GCGCCGCCCGAGGGGCGGGAGTTCGCCATGACGGTGGCGTCGGTGGCCGACACGGCCGGGATCGCGCTGGCCGGGGGCGCGGCCCTGGGGGTGCACCGCCTCTtctgccccgccccgccctgaCCCACGGCGACGGCGAGGGGAGACCTACCGGACCCACGGCGCTGACCCACGGCGACACGGACTGCTGGGACCCACggctctgccccacggcgtgTGGGGAGCTCTGGGACCCACggctctgccccacggcgtgTGAGGAGATTTGGGACCCACGGCTCTGCCCCACGGAGCCCCGGGACCCACGGCTCTGCCCCACGGCGACACCGACTGCTGGGACCCACGGCTCTGCCCCACGGCGACACCGACTGCTGGGACCCACGGCTCTGCCCCACAGAGCCCTGGGActcacagctctgccccacggcgtgTGGGCGGACCCGGGACCCACTGCACTGACCCACGGCGACAAAGAGCCCCGGGacccacagctctgccccacagcaTGTGGGGAGATCTGGGACCCACGGCTCTGCCCCACGGCGACACGGACTGCTGGGACCCACggctctgccccacggcgtgTGGGGAGATCTGGGACCCACGGCTCTGCCCCACGGTGCGTGAGGAGATTTGGGACCCACggctctgccccacggcgtgTGGGGAGCCCCAGGACCCGCAGCTCTGCCTCACGGTGA
- the CLN3 gene encoding battenin isoform X3, whose amino-acid sequence MAEEEPLLPAEDPPEPPDAHWRNGAAFWILGLCNNLPYVLMLSAARDILDTPRAGQVPAPPPNGSRYDCNPVSTGAVLLADILPTLLLKLAAPFVVHLLPYNARVIAAALCAWGSFALVTRGAGAAVSLGGVVLASAASGLGEVTFLALAGFYPRVGVACWSSGTGGAGLGGALGYGALLQAGLPLRHALLPALALPLLTLLSYFFLLRPPPRPTEPPPPAVGLTPGEKWRVVKGVARHATPLAVVYFAEYFINQGLLELLYFPASALTHDEQYRWYQLLYQAGVFVSRSSLRCLRLRRVWVLALLQVLNAVVLSVAVAVPFLPALGVAFAIVGGEGAVGGAAYANALLNVAEEAPPEGREFAMTVASVADTAGIALAGGAALGVHRLFCPAPP is encoded by the exons aTGGCGGAGGAGGAGCCGCTGCTGCCGG CCGAGGACCCCCCGGAGCCGCCCGACGCCCACTGGAGGAACGGAGCCGCCTTCTG GATCCTGGGTCTCTGCAACAACCTGCCCTACGTCCTGATGCTCAGCGCCGCCCGCGACATCCTGGACACGCCCCGGGCGGGGCAG gtGCCGGCGCCGCCCCCCAACGGCTCCCGCTACGACTGTAACCCCGTGTCCACCGGG gcGGTGCTGCTGGCCGACATCCTCCCCACGCTCCTCCTCAAACTGGCGGCTCCTTTCGTCGTCCACCTCCTGCCCTACAA CGCCCGCGTCATCGCCGCCGCCCTCTGCGCGTGGGGCAGCTTCGCCCTGGTGACCCGCGGCGCCGGCGCGGCCGTCAGCTTGGGGG gTGTGGTGTTGGCCAGCGCCGCGTCGGGGCTGGGGGAGGTCACCTTCCTGGCGCTCGCTGGGTTCTACCCcag GGTGGGCGTCGCCTGCTGGTCCTCGGGgacgggcggggcggggctgggcGGGGCCCTGGGGTACGGGGCGCTGCTGCAGGCGGGGCTGCCCCTCCGCCACGCCCTGCTGCCCGCCCtcgccctccccctcctcacccTCCTCAG cTACTTCTTCCTGCTgcgcccccccccgcgccccacggagccgccgccccccgccgtgGGGCTGACGCCGGGGGAGAAGTGGAGGGTGGTGAAG GGCGTCGCCCGCCACGCCACGCCCTTGGCCGTCGTCTACTTCGCCGAATACTTCATCAACCAGGGGCTG ctggagCTCCTGTACTTCCCCGCCTCCGCCCTGACCCACGACGAGCAGTACCGCTG GTACCAGCTGCTGTACCAGGCCGGCGTTTTCGTCTCCCGCTCGTCGCTCCGGTGTCTCCGCCTCCGCCGTGTCTGGGTCCTCGCCCTCCTCCAG GTCCTCAACGCCGTCGTCCTGTCGGTGGCCGTGGCCGTCCCTTTCCTCCCCGCCCTGGGCGTGGCCTTCGCCATCgtgggcggggagggggcggtgggCGGGGCCGCCTACGCCAACGCCCTCCTCAACGTGGCCGAAGAG GCGCCGCCCGAGGGGCGGGAGTTCGCCATGACGGTGGCGTCGGTGGCCGACACGGCCGGGATCGCGCTGGCCGGGGGCGCGGCCCTGGGGGTGCACCGCCTCTtctgccccgccccgccctga
- the CLN3 gene encoding battenin isoform X4, whose translation MAEEEPLLPAEDPPEPPDAHWRNGAAFWILGLCNNLPYVLMLSAARDILDTPRAGQVPAPPPNGSRYDCNPVSTGAVLLADILPTLLLKLAAPFVVHLLPYNARVIAAALCAWGSFALVTRGAGAAVSLGGVVLASAASGLGEVTFLALAGFYPSYFFLLRPPPRPTEPPPPAVGLTPGEKWRVVKGVARHATPLAVVYFAEYFINQGLLELLYFPASALTHDEQYRWYQLLYQAGVFVSRSSLRCLRLRRVWVLALLQVLNAVVLSVAVAVPFLPALGVAFAIVGGEGAVGGAAYANALLNVAEEAPPEGREFAMTVASVADTAGIALAGGAALGVHRLFCPAPP comes from the exons aTGGCGGAGGAGGAGCCGCTGCTGCCGG CCGAGGACCCCCCGGAGCCGCCCGACGCCCACTGGAGGAACGGAGCCGCCTTCTG GATCCTGGGTCTCTGCAACAACCTGCCCTACGTCCTGATGCTCAGCGCCGCCCGCGACATCCTGGACACGCCCCGGGCGGGGCAG gtGCCGGCGCCGCCCCCCAACGGCTCCCGCTACGACTGTAACCCCGTGTCCACCGGG gcGGTGCTGCTGGCCGACATCCTCCCCACGCTCCTCCTCAAACTGGCGGCTCCTTTCGTCGTCCACCTCCTGCCCTACAA CGCCCGCGTCATCGCCGCCGCCCTCTGCGCGTGGGGCAGCTTCGCCCTGGTGACCCGCGGCGCCGGCGCGGCCGTCAGCTTGGGGG gTGTGGTGTTGGCCAGCGCCGCGTCGGGGCTGGGGGAGGTCACCTTCCTGGCGCTCGCTGGGTTCTACCCcag cTACTTCTTCCTGCTgcgcccccccccgcgccccacggagccgccgccccccgccgtgGGGCTGACGCCGGGGGAGAAGTGGAGGGTGGTGAAG GGCGTCGCCCGCCACGCCACGCCCTTGGCCGTCGTCTACTTCGCCGAATACTTCATCAACCAGGGGCTG ctggagCTCCTGTACTTCCCCGCCTCCGCCCTGACCCACGACGAGCAGTACCGCTG GTACCAGCTGCTGTACCAGGCCGGCGTTTTCGTCTCCCGCTCGTCGCTCCGGTGTCTCCGCCTCCGCCGTGTCTGGGTCCTCGCCCTCCTCCAG GTCCTCAACGCCGTCGTCCTGTCGGTGGCCGTGGCCGTCCCTTTCCTCCCCGCCCTGGGCGTGGCCTTCGCCATCgtgggcggggagggggcggtgggCGGGGCCGCCTACGCCAACGCCCTCCTCAACGTGGCCGAAGAG GCGCCGCCCGAGGGGCGGGAGTTCGCCATGACGGTGGCGTCGGTGGCCGACACGGCCGGGATCGCGCTGGCCGGGGGCGCGGCCCTGGGGGTGCACCGCCTCTtctgccccgccccgccctga